The genomic region ACCTTCGTCTGGGAACCAAAACAACCCGGAGTGTGGCCATTCTACTGTACCGACTTCTGTTCAGCACTGCACCAGGAAATGCAGGGATATGTTAGAGTCTCTCCTGCTGACTCAAACATAGAACTAAGCTGGTCACTAGGTGAAGATTGATGTTTAGTTAGATTGGAAATGCATGAATGAGACGGCGTGTGTTTCCGTAAGGCGGGAGGTTGATGAGCTCTCGCCTTTCTCTTAAAATATATAACGATGAAAAAAGCCGGAATAATAATGATCATTGGCTCTCTGCTTTTGCTGGGCCTGTTTAAGTTCCCTCTGTGGAATATCATGCTGGGTGCTCCGCAATATCCTGATCCTCTTGGAATGAATATCCACATAACGGGGATTAAAGGAGTTCACGAGTTCGATATTCAAAACATAGATGGCCTTAACCATTATATAGGGATGAAAAAGATCCCTAAACCTGAAGAAATGTGGGAGTTTGATGTATTTCCAAAGGTGATTTTGGGAATGGTGATCCTGGGAGTGGTAATAGGTCTTTTAGGCATTTTCAAAAAACTAAGCTTTAGGTGGTTCCTGGGCTGGCTTATCCTGATGAGCATCCTTGGAGTTCTTGGAATGTATGACTTCAATCTCTGGCTTACCGAATATGGTACCGACCTGGACCCGAATGCCATCATGAAAATGACACATCCAGACGGATCGCCAATGACCTACAAGCCACCTCTGTTCGGGCACCAGAAAATGCTGAATTTTGACGTGGATTCCTATCCGCATACAGGAGGCTATATGCTGTTTGCTGGAATGCTACTTACTCTCATTGCATTCTTCGTTGGAAAAAGAGAATGGAAAACTCAAAAAATTTAGATCATGAAAAGTTCAATTTACATACTCATTTTAGCCTTAAGCCTGATCTCCTGCGAAATAGGTCCAGAACCCATCCATTATGGAGAAGATGGCTGCGAATACTGCAAAATGACCATCGTTGATCGACAGCATGCTGCCGAACTGGTTACCAGTAAAGGCAAGGTTTATAAATTCGATGCGATTGAATGCATGGTCAATTTCAGGAAAGATCACAAGGATATTCAATATGCTCTTTACCTGGTTACTGATTTCAGTAATCCGGGAGAGCTTGTAGATGCTACTATATCTACATTCCTGATCAGTGAAAATATTTCGAGTCCAATGGGCGCAAATCTTTCAGCTTTTTATGATGAATCTGCTGCTAGAGAGATCCAATCAACTCATGGAGGAGAAATATATGACTGGCATGAAATTCAACCATTTATCGGTAAAAACTAACCTTTGAGACTCCCTGTTTTCATATTGATCCTTTTGGCACTTTCCTTCAGTAATGCAAAGGCAGAACAGCTTGAAGTATGCAATAGCTGTGAGTATAAAAATATTAAGACTGCTATTAAAAGTGCTGCGGCCGGTGATACCGTCGTGATAAAAAAGGGTACCTACCGGGAATTCAATTTACAGATCACCAAACCGCTCACTATTATCGGGGAGGATCATCCCGTTATAGACGGTGAGGACCGAGGCGAGATCATTACTATAGAATCCGATAATGTGACCATCGACGGACTTAAGATCATCAATGTAGGTACCAGCTATACAACCGATTATGCTGCTGTGCGGGTGGTGAAAAGCGAAAACTTTCTTATTCAAAACCTCCAGCTGGAAAAGCTGTTTTTCGGAATATATCTTGAAAAAGCCAAAAAGGGCAAGGTGATAAACAATACAATTCTGGGTGACGCGGTTGAGGAGTACAGTTCCGGTAATGGCATACAGCTCTGGTACTGCGAAGATATAGAAGTGACCGGCAATAAGATCCAAAAAGTACGTGATGGGATTTACCTGGAGTTTTCAGATGACATCCTCATAGAGGATAATCTTAGCAAGGACAACCTTCGTTACGGACTTCATTTTATGTTTTCTAATAATGATTCCTATGAAAACAACATTTTTGAAAATAATGGTGCAGGCGTAGCTGTGATGTTCTCCAAGTTCATTACGATGAAGGGAAATATCTTCCGCAAGAATTGGGGACCGGCTTCCTTCGGATTGCTGCTCAAAGAGATCAATGATTCAGAAATAAGCAATAATAATTTTGAAGAAAATACAGTAGGTATCAATATCGAAGGCTCGAACCGCATCAACTATAACAATAATGATTTCAGAAATAACGGCTGGGCTGTAAAAGTGCGCGGCGCCTGCTATTCGAACATTTTCACAAAGAATAACTTCTTCAACAATTCATTCGACATTTCCTATAACAGCAAGCTAAATGATAACAGTTTTGACAGAAATTACTGGAGCAGCTATACGGGTTATGACCTCAACAAGGACGGCCTGGGCGATGTCCCGTACCGACCAGTAAAGCTGTTTTCCTACATCGTAAACCGAACCCCGGAAACCATCATCCTTTTAAGAAGTCTGTTCATCGACATTATCGATTTTTCGGAAAAGGTTTCCCCGGTATTTACACCAGATAACCTGATGGATCAAAATCCATTATTAAAACCCGTCTCTCATGATATCAATTGAAAACCTTCACAAAAAATTCGGCAAGAACGAAGTCCTGAAAGGCATTGATCTTAACATCGAACAGGGAGGCATATTTGCCGTGCTTGGGCCTAATGGCTCCGGAAAGACCACCCTGATAAAAAGTATTTTAGGGATGGTAGTTCCAAATTCGGGAAGTATCAAAATCAATGGAAAATCAGTAAAAAACGACTGGAAATACCGAAATAATATTGATTATCTGCCCCAGATCGCGAATTTTCCAGGAAACCTTACAGTTCGGGAATTAATTCGCATGATCAAAGACCTTAGATCCTATAAAAAAGCTGATGACCTGAGGCTTATCGAGCTATTCAAACTTGAGCCTTTCCTGGATAAAAAACTGAGTAACCTTTCCGGGGGAACCAAACAAAAGGTGAACCTGGTTCTTACCTTCATGTTCGATAGTTCGCTTATCATCCTCGACGAACCCACCACTGGTCTGGATCCCATTTCACATATAAGGCTTAAAGAGCTTATCACTTCTGAAAAGCAAAAAGGAAAGACCATTCTTATCACTTCTCATATCATGAGTTTCGTGGAAGAAATTGCAGACGAGATCGTCTTCCTGCTTGAGGGCAAGATCTATTTTAAAGGAGGTATCCCGGCATTGAAGACCAAGACCGAACAGCCCGACTTCGAACACGCGATCGCATCAATTTTAACTACCAGTTATGTTTAAGATATTAAAATACAGTTTCTACGACCTAATGCGAAGCCGCTGGAGCTACGTGTATTTTCTATTTTACCTGTTGCTAGGGCTCGTTTTATTGTTCCTGAACAATGACCTGTCCAAGGCGGTAATAACTCTAATGAATGTGATCATCATCCTGGTACCCCTAATCGGGACCATTTTCGGGGTCATGTATTATTACAATTCCAAGGAATTTACGGAACTGCTGCTGGCGCAACCAGTAAAACGGAGTTCCATCTTTCTAGGTCAGTATTTCGGTGTATCATTATCACTGGCAATGAGCCTGGTGATTGGCCTTGGCATGCCTTTTATCTTCTACGGAATATTCAACAGTGATGCTATTGGCAATTTCGCCTTGCTGTTGATAACCGGGGCCTTCCTAACCATGATCTTTACCGCGCTGGCTTTTGTGATCGCACTGGTAAATGATAACAAGATAAAAGGCTTTGGTTATGCCATCCTGCTCTGGCTTTTCCTGGCGGTGATCTATGACGGAATATTTTTGATGTCGCTGGTCTTCTTTGAGGATTATCCACTGGACAGATTTTCGCTGGCAGCCACCATGCTGAATCCTATAGATCTTTCGAGGGTTTTGATCCTTTTGAAAATGGACATTTCTGCCCTATTGGGTTATACGGGAGCTGTTTTTCAGAAGTTCTTCGGGACAAACCAGGGGATCATTTTGTCTTCTTTGATGCTCATATTATGGGTGAGTATTCCGCTGTATCATATCAGAAGGATCTCAACAAGAAAAGACTTCTAGATAAAGTGGAGAATGATGAGAATGCTCATATAATTTGGGCTGAATACTATATAAATTAGTGACTATCTAAAAAATTTTGTCATGCGTGAACTACTATTACACAGCCTGAAAAACTCCTTAAGCTACCCTGAATATATGGAGCTTCTGGAAGAACTTGTAGAAAATAAAAGCACTACAGGAAATCTTACTAAAGACAGGGTGAATTTTACAGCACTCAACTTCAAGCGCGTTCAAAGGCTTAACAAGACGATAAGTTTAAACCCGAAGCAGGAAGAACAATTCAAGTATATCGAAAACAGGCAAACCTGGCTCGTACTTCTTGAGCCCTGGTGCGCCGACGGTGCTCAAAGCATTCCTGTACTGAATCAAATAGCTGAGGCTTCAGAAAATATCAATCTTAGGATAGTTCTAAGGGATGAAAATCCTGAACTGATGGATCATTTTCTTACTGAAGGCACCCGTTCCATCCCCAAACTGATCATCCTAGATGAAGAGCTTGATGTCATGACCACCTGGGGGGCCAAGGTCGTCAACCGCTACTCAAATGGTCATAGACCATAAAAAAGAATTCGGAAGAATAGACACTAATTTCAAGGCCAAACTTCAGGTCTGGTACAATAAGGATCGTGGGATGAGCATTATCAACGAACTGGCAGATATTGTTCAGAATCTTGAAAAAGGCTCCCTG from Gramella sp. MT6 harbors:
- a CDS encoding nitrous oxide reductase accessory protein NosL; the protein is MKSSIYILILALSLISCEIGPEPIHYGEDGCEYCKMTIVDRQHAAELVTSKGKVYKFDAIECMVNFRKDHKDIQYALYLVTDFSNPGELVDATISTFLISENISSPMGANLSAFYDESAAREIQSTHGGEIYDWHEIQPFIGKN
- a CDS encoding ABC transporter permease, producing the protein MFKILKYSFYDLMRSRWSYVYFLFYLLLGLVLLFLNNDLSKAVITLMNVIIILVPLIGTIFGVMYYYNSKEFTELLLAQPVKRSSIFLGQYFGVSLSLAMSLVIGLGMPFIFYGIFNSDAIGNFALLLITGAFLTMIFTALAFVIALVNDNKIKGFGYAILLWLFLAVIYDGIFLMSLVFFEDYPLDRFSLAATMLNPIDLSRVLILLKMDISALLGYTGAVFQKFFGTNQGIILSSLMLILWVSIPLYHIRRISTRKDF
- a CDS encoding nitrous oxide reductase family maturation protein NosD, with amino-acid sequence MRLPVFILILLALSFSNAKAEQLEVCNSCEYKNIKTAIKSAAAGDTVVIKKGTYREFNLQITKPLTIIGEDHPVIDGEDRGEIITIESDNVTIDGLKIINVGTSYTTDYAAVRVVKSENFLIQNLQLEKLFFGIYLEKAKKGKVINNTILGDAVEEYSSGNGIQLWYCEDIEVTGNKIQKVRDGIYLEFSDDILIEDNLSKDNLRYGLHFMFSNNDSYENNIFENNGAGVAVMFSKFITMKGNIFRKNWGPASFGLLLKEINDSEISNNNFEENTVGINIEGSNRINYNNNDFRNNGWAVKVRGACYSNIFTKNNFFNNSFDISYNSKLNDNSFDRNYWSSYTGYDLNKDGLGDVPYRPVKLFSYIVNRTPETIILLRSLFIDIIDFSEKVSPVFTPDNLMDQNPLLKPVSHDIN
- a CDS encoding thioredoxin family protein is translated as MRELLLHSLKNSLSYPEYMELLEELVENKSTTGNLTKDRVNFTALNFKRVQRLNKTISLNPKQEEQFKYIENRQTWLVLLEPWCADGAQSIPVLNQIAEASENINLRIVLRDENPELMDHFLTEGTRSIPKLIILDEELDVMTTWGAKVVNRYSNGHRP
- a CDS encoding ABC transporter ATP-binding protein, with product MISIENLHKKFGKNEVLKGIDLNIEQGGIFAVLGPNGSGKTTLIKSILGMVVPNSGSIKINGKSVKNDWKYRNNIDYLPQIANFPGNLTVRELIRMIKDLRSYKKADDLRLIELFKLEPFLDKKLSNLSGGTKQKVNLVLTFMFDSSLIILDEPTTGLDPISHIRLKELITSEKQKGKTILITSHIMSFVEEIADEIVFLLEGKIYFKGGIPALKTKTEQPDFEHAIASILTTSYV